Proteins co-encoded in one Rhopalosiphum maidis isolate BTI-1 chromosome 2, ASM367621v3, whole genome shotgun sequence genomic window:
- the LOC113554967 gene encoding coatomer subunit beta: MSTIEQPCYTLINISSDYEMPNEMQLKSDLEKGDSKTKIEALKKVIHMIANGERLPGLLMIIIRFVLPLQDHTIKKLLLIFWEIVPKTTADGKLLQEMILVCDAYRKDLQHPNEYLRGSTLRFLCKLKEPELLEPLMPTIRSCLEHRHSYVRRNAVLAIFTIYRNFEFLIPDAPELIANFLDGEQDMSCKRNAFMMLLHADQDRALTYLASCLDQVASFGDILQLVIVELIYKVCHANPSERSRFIRCIYNLLNSSSPAVRYEAAGTLVTLSNAPTAVKAAASCYIELIVKESDNNVKLIVLDRLIALKEHPSHERVLQDLVMDILRVLSSTDLEVRKKTLNLAMDLVSSRNIEEMVFVLKNEVEKTHNLAEHEDTGKYRQLLVRTLHTCSIKFPDIAATVIPVLIEFLSDSIELAATDVMVFLREAIYLFESLRPLIIQRLLEVFQSIKSANVHRAALWILGEFANSQEDIEATIEQIKTSLGDMPLVEDELKKAAGDSENVEEFGSSGSQLVTSDGTYATQSAFIINTPRSGQAKRPPLRQYLIDGDFYVGAALGTTFTKLGIRYAEIWEEQDSIKANQFCVKLMLILTYILKLGKSGICSKPIGIDDGDKIMESIKILNDRDSEIEEIYTKECSKSLNEMLAAKEDEESSNKKAKEKPGHKVNVDDAIVFLRTTSNGTEGTENVFELSLNQAVAGGGSIHQNSGDGASGLSTNSKLNKVTQLTGFSDPVYAEAYVHVNQYDIVLDVLIVNQTGDTLQNCTLELATMGDLKLVEKPQPVVLAPHDFCNIKASVKVASTENGIIFGNIVYDIGGAIGDRNVVVLDDIRIDIMDYIMPAVCNDSEFRQMWTEFEWENKVSVSTSLTDLNEYLAHLLKSTNMKCLTPEKALSGQCGFMAANLYARSIFGEDALANLSIEKGLDKPQVIGHIRIRAKSQGMALSLGDKINMMQKRPYKAVAA; encoded by the exons ATGTCAACTATAGAACAGCCTTGCTATACTTTGATCAATATCTCTAGTGACTATGAGATGCCAAACGAAATGCAACTCAAGTCAGATCTTG AAAAAGGTGATAGCAAAACAAAAATCGAAGCATTGAAAAAAGTCATTCATATGATAGCCAATGGAGAACGTTTGCCAGGATTGTTGATGATAATTATCCGTTTTGTCCTACCATTACAAgatcatacaattaaaaaactgcttttaatattttgggaAATAGTACCGAAAACTACAGCTGATGGAAAATTATTACAGGAAATGATATTGGTCTGTGATGCATATCGtaag gaTTTACAACATCCTAACGAATACTTGAGAGGGTCAACTCTtcgttttttgtgtaaattgaAAGAACCAGAATTATTAGAACCACTGATGCCTACTATACGTTCATGTCTTGAACACCGTCATTCATATGTAAGACGTAATGCTGTACTTGCAATATTCactatttatag gaattttgaatttctgaTACCGGATGCTCCTGAACTTATCGCTAATTTTCTTGACGGAGAACAAGACATGTCTTGCAAACGTAATGCTTTTATGATGTTACTACACGCTGATCAAGACAGAGCACTTACATATCTGGCTTCTTGTCTGGATCAAGTAGCTTCTTTTGGTGACATTTTGCAACTAGTTATTGTAGAACTCATTTATAAA GTGTGTCATGCAAATCCATCAGAACGATCCCGTTTCATacgttgtatttataatttattgaattctaGTAGTCCAGCTGTTCGTTATGAAGCTGCTGGAACATTGGTCACCTTATCAAATGCACCTACTGCAGTAAAg gcAGCAGCTTCTTGTTATATTGAATTGATTGTCAAAGAAAGTGATAACAATGTAAAACTCATTGTATTGGACCGTTTAATTGCTCTTAAAGAACACCCTTCACATGAAAGAGTACTTCAGGACTTGGTCATGGATATTCTAAGAGTATTATCTAGCACTGATTTGGAAGTTAGAAAGAAAACATTGAATTTGG CTATGGATTTGGTATCATCTCGCAATATCGAGGAAATGGTGTTCGTGCTTAAAAACGAAGTGGAAAAAACCCATAATTTAGCTGAACACGAAGATACTGGAAAGTATAGACAATTGTTGGTGCGCACACTCCATACATGCTCTATTAAg ttccCAGATATAGCTGCAACAGTGATACCTGTACTCATTGAATTCTTGTCAGATAGTATAGAATTGGCTGCCACGGATGTTATGGTATTCTTGCGTGAAGCTATTTACCTCTTTGAGTCATTACGTCCTCTCATAATTCAGCGTCTATTAGAAGTTTTCCAATCTATTAAGTCTGCCAATGTACACAGAGCTGCATTATGGATACTTGGTGAATTTGCCAACTCACAAGAAGATATCGAAGCAACaattgaacaaataaaaacatcacTTGGAGAC atgccTTTAGTTGAAGATGAGTTAAAGAAAGCAGCTGGAGATTCAGAAAACGTTGAAGAATTTGGGTCTAGCGGTTCACAGTTAGTTACATCTGATGGAACATATGCTACTCAATCagcattcattataaatactcCTCGTAGTGGTCAAGCAAAACGGCCACCATTGCGTCAGTATCTAATTGATGGAGATTTCTATGTAGGTGCTGCATTAGGCACTACATTCACTAAATTGGGCATCAGATATGCTGAAATCTGGGAAGAACAAGATTCTATAAAAGCTAATCAATTTTGTGTCAaactaatgttaatattaacttatattttgaagCTTGGAAAATcgg GAATTTGTTCTAAACCAATTGGCATTGACGATGGAGACAAAATTATGgagagtattaaaatattaaatgatagaGATAGCGAAATCGAAGAAATTTATACCAAGGAGTGCAGCAAatcattaaatgaaatgttggCTGCTAAAGAAGATGAAGAAAGCagcaataaaaaa gCTAAAGAAAAACCAGGACATAAAGTAAATGTCGATGATGCTATTGTGTTCTTACGTACCACTAGTAATGGCACAGAAGGTacagaaaatgtttttgaacttAGTTTAAATCAAGCCGTTGCTGGTGGTGGATCTATTCACCAGAATAGTGGTGATGGTGCATCAGGACTTTCTACCAATAGTAAACTTAATAAAGTTACACAACTGACTGGATTTTCTGATCCGGTGTATGCTGAGGCTTATGTTCATGTCAATCAGTATGATATTGTTTTAGACGTATTGATTGTAAATCAAAcag GTGACACATTGCAAAATTGTACGCTGGAATTGGCCACAATGGGAGATCTAAAATTGGTCGAAAAACCACAACCTGTTGTTTTGGCTCCTCATGATTTctgtaatattaaagctagTGTTAAAGTTGCATCTACTGAAAATGGCATAATCTTTGGAAATattg TCTATGATATCGGTGGTGCAATTGGTGATCGAAATGTGGTTGTATTAGATGACATCCGTATAGACATAATGGACTACATAATGCCTGCTGTATGTAACGACTCTGAGTTCCGTCAAATGTGGACTGAATTTGAATGGGAAAACAAA gtTTCTGTTTCCACTAGTTTGACCGA
- the LOC113554860 gene encoding uncharacterized protein LOC113554860 — protein MADWHTPTQVQRALTTMWAKLEKSTVPLKDISEENLINYFGIKKPVVQQLQYELLFNSNKSFDPKSKTDSWRSQKEIRDNIYKEEDQRTMPVVTSHFIGHRLKNLEGRLLNNYICKEENNE, from the exons ATGGCCGATTGGCATACACCTACACAGGTACAAAGAGCATTAACAACCATGTGGGCGAAACTTGAAAAGTCTACTGTACCATtaaag GACATATCAGAAGAAAATCTAATAAACTACTTTGGTATCAAGAAACCAGTCGTGCAACAACTGCAGTACGAATTGCTTTTTAATTCGAATAAGTCGTTCGATCCGAAATCAAAAACAGATAGTTGGAGAAGCCAAAAAGAAATACGTGACAATATTTACAAAGAA GAAGACCAACGTACAATGCCTGTGGTGACATCTCATTTTATTGGTCATCGACTCAAAAACCTGGAAGGACGTTTGTTAAACAACTACATATGCAAGGAAgaaaataacgaataa
- the LOC113553833 gene encoding cuticle protein 76-like produces MQNFKVLNVQCFGVVAALMILSVAADEPVVEPSLYSAAYLPPKPVVVVGGPVHYNSPYDGAVASTSTSVFRTPGHPGGQVSAVHKTVDTPYSSAHKSDVRYTNDVQLPYHHHPAAVPYGYGPAAIPYGYGPAAVPYGHGPVAVPYGHGPVAVPYGYGPTAAVPYSYGHAAAVPYGSHRGPVAAPYGHGATVVTPHSVSHASFSGPYGTHYSYRR; encoded by the exons ATGCAGAATTTTAAG GTGTTGAATGTACAGTGCTTCGGCGTCGTGGCTGCGTTGATGATATTGTCAGTGGCGGCGGACGAACCGGTGGTGGAACCGTCGCTTTACTCGGCCGCATACTTGCCGCCGAAACCAGTGGTCGTGGTCGGCGGCCCTGTGCACTACAACAGTCCGTACGACGGCGCCGTGGCTAGCACGTCGACAAGCGTGTTCCGGACGCCCGGCCACCCGGGGGGACAGGTGTCCGCCGTCCACAAAACCGTCGACACGCCGTACTCGTCCGCGCACAAGTCGGACGTGCGCTACACCAACGACGTGCAGCTGCCGTATCACCATCACCCGGCCGCGGTCCCATACGGTTACGGCCCGGCAGCCATCCCGTACGGTTACGGCCCGGCAGCCGTCCCGTACGGCCACGGACCGGTCGCAGTCCCGTACGGCCACGGACCGGTCGCAGTCCCGTACGGTTACGGCCCGACCGCCGCCGTCCCGTACAGTTACGGACATGCCGCGGCTGTCCCGTACGGTAGTCATCGTGGGCCGGTCGCTGCACCGTACGGCCACGGTGCCACCGTCGTGACTCCGCACTCTGTCTCGCACGCCAGTTTCTCCGGACCGTACGGAACTCACTACTCGTACAGACGGTGA
- the LOC113551590 gene encoding galactosylceramide sulfotransferase-like isoform X1, which produces MRFIKIKYCFAYIVILLTLITFLISFNFIPTGFEHSFFRTIIESKSLSSATVIEKKRIFFLKTHKCASSTVQNILMRFGHMENLDFLLPTMNNYIGNPMHFNTSMISNKYLTVDGKFDMFVHHTRYSQEIKSVMRSGTVYVTILREPTALFQSLYSFYHFDKKYKCNLTEFITTRISNKSSANHIKRYNNKLGINQMNWDLGMVTNDFENIDMINKHINIIERDFDFVMIFEYLDASLVLFAHFMRWPLEKMAYLPLNSRNNTYKEILSNNNVRRLQQINMADNMLYQRFLLKFKEMIKKYGIEKLKKGIKRLMSINQEILEMCVQSVTNKGYARTISYKLKANTNAKCKYIAINELKYTSYLREIQYEKQKKYNELDKLMNNN; this is translated from the exons atgcggtttataaaaataaaatattgttttgcctatattgtaattttgctgacactaataacatttttaataagttttaatttcataccaACTGGATTTGAACatag TTTTTTCAGGACAATCATTGAATCCAAGTCACTATCATCTGCAACGGTAATCGAGAAgaaacgtatattttttttgaaaacacatAAATGTGCAAGCTCTACTGTTCAAAATATACTGATGCGCTTTGGTCATATGGAAAACCTTGATTTTTTGTTACCAACTATGAATAATTACATAGGAAATCCTATGCATTTTAACACCAGtatgataagtaataaatatttaactgtggATGGAAAATTTGACATGTTCGTCCATCATACCAGGTATTCCCAAGAAATAAAATCCGTCATGAGATCCGGTACAGTATATGTCACTATTCTTCGGGAACCCACAGCATTATTTCAATCACTGTACTCGTTTtatcattttgataaaaaatataaatgtaatttaactgAGTTTATCACCACTAGGATTTCAAACAAATCATCTGCAAACCATATTAAACGTTACAATAACAAATTAGGAATAAATCAAATGAATTGGGACTTGGGAATGGTTACAAacgattttgaaaacattgatatgataaataaacatataaatataatcgaaagagattttgattttgtaatgatatttgaatatttagacGCATCTCTTGTTTTGTTTGCACATTTCATGCGATGGCCATTAGAGAAAATGGCTTACTTACCTCTCAACAGtagaaataatacatacaaagaaatattatcaaataataatgttcgcCGGTTACAACAAATCAATATGGCAGATAACATGTTATACCAACGGTTTTTActgaaatttaaagaaatgataaaaaaatatggaataGAAAAGCTAAAAAAAGGAATTAAACGTCTTATGAGCATAAATCAAGAAATCTTAGAAATGTGTGTGCAATCAGTGACAAATAAAGGTTATGCTAGAacaatatcatacaaattaaaagcAAATACAAATGcaaaatgcaaatatattgcaataaatgaaTTGAAATACACATCATACCTAAGAGAAATACAATATGAGaaacaaaagaaatataatgaattggataaattaatgaataataattaa
- the LOC113551590 gene encoding galactosylceramide sulfotransferase-like isoform X2: MRFIKIKYCFAYIVILLTLITFLISFNFIPTGFEHRTIIESKSLSSATVIEKKRIFFLKTHKCASSTVQNILMRFGHMENLDFLLPTMNNYIGNPMHFNTSMISNKYLTVDGKFDMFVHHTRYSQEIKSVMRSGTVYVTILREPTALFQSLYSFYHFDKKYKCNLTEFITTRISNKSSANHIKRYNNKLGINQMNWDLGMVTNDFENIDMINKHINIIERDFDFVMIFEYLDASLVLFAHFMRWPLEKMAYLPLNSRNNTYKEILSNNNVRRLQQINMADNMLYQRFLLKFKEMIKKYGIEKLKKGIKRLMSINQEILEMCVQSVTNKGYARTISYKLKANTNAKCKYIAINELKYTSYLREIQYEKQKKYNELDKLMNNN; the protein is encoded by the exons atgcggtttataaaaataaaatattgttttgcctatattgtaattttgctgacactaataacatttttaataagttttaatttcataccaACTGGATTTGAACatag GACAATCATTGAATCCAAGTCACTATCATCTGCAACGGTAATCGAGAAgaaacgtatattttttttgaaaacacatAAATGTGCAAGCTCTACTGTTCAAAATATACTGATGCGCTTTGGTCATATGGAAAACCTTGATTTTTTGTTACCAACTATGAATAATTACATAGGAAATCCTATGCATTTTAACACCAGtatgataagtaataaatatttaactgtggATGGAAAATTTGACATGTTCGTCCATCATACCAGGTATTCCCAAGAAATAAAATCCGTCATGAGATCCGGTACAGTATATGTCACTATTCTTCGGGAACCCACAGCATTATTTCAATCACTGTACTCGTTTtatcattttgataaaaaatataaatgtaatttaactgAGTTTATCACCACTAGGATTTCAAACAAATCATCTGCAAACCATATTAAACGTTACAATAACAAATTAGGAATAAATCAAATGAATTGGGACTTGGGAATGGTTACAAacgattttgaaaacattgatatgataaataaacatataaatataatcgaaagagattttgattttgtaatgatatttgaatatttagacGCATCTCTTGTTTTGTTTGCACATTTCATGCGATGGCCATTAGAGAAAATGGCTTACTTACCTCTCAACAGtagaaataatacatacaaagaaatattatcaaataataatgttcgcCGGTTACAACAAATCAATATGGCAGATAACATGTTATACCAACGGTTTTTActgaaatttaaagaaatgataaaaaaatatggaataGAAAAGCTAAAAAAAGGAATTAAACGTCTTATGAGCATAAATCAAGAAATCTTAGAAATGTGTGTGCAATCAGTGACAAATAAAGGTTATGCTAGAacaatatcatacaaattaaaagcAAATACAAATGcaaaatgcaaatatattgcaataaatgaaTTGAAATACACATCATACCTAAGAGAAATACAATATGAGaaacaaaagaaatataatgaattggataaattaatgaataataattaa